Sequence from the Candidatus Zixiibacteriota bacterium genome:
TTCTATCAGCCGACGGGGGTGATCATTGATCCGACCCTGCTTGCGACGCTGCCGGCACGGGAGCGACGCTCCGGGCTGGCCGAGATCGTCAAGTATGGCATCATGGGCGATTCGATTCTCTTCCGCCGCTGCGAGAAGACGCTCAGTCACTGGGTGGAAGGGTCACAACCGATGGGAATCGACGTGATCCGGCGCTGTGTCCGACTCAAGCTGCGGCTCGTGGCCGAGGACGAACAAGATCACGGGCCACGACGGTTTCTGAATCTCGGCCATACGCTCGGCCATGCCTTGGAGAAGACCGGGCGATATCAACGGCTGCGGCACGGGGAGGCCGTTGCGTTGGGCATCATCGGTGCCGCCGACATCTCGCGTCGTCGTGGGTGGATCGGGAACGATGATTTCCGCCGGATCGTGCGATGTTGCTCGCTCATTGCTCCGCGCCGAATCGGCAACTTCACGATCTCCGACATCATGAAGCCGCTGCGGCTCGACAAGAAACGCCATGCCGGGCGCGCCATCTGGGTGCTCCCGAGGTCCGTGGGCTCGGTTCGGCTGGTCGATGACGTTGCCGATGAAGAGGTCAGGGCCGCGCTCATCTTCCTGAGGCGCGCGTCTGACTGGGCAGTGGCCGCCAGGGAGGACGAATGAGCAAGCCAATACTGGTCCTGCACGGACCCAATCTCAACCGGCTCGGTTTGCGTGAGCCCGAGATCTATGGGAGACTCACGTTGGCGGAAATCAACGACCGCATCAGTGAGCGCGGCCGGCAACTGGGCGTCGACGTCGAATTCGCCCAATCCAATCATGAAGGTGTGCTCATTGACCGATTGCACGCGGCCGCCGACTCCGCCGGAGGGGTGATACTGAATCCGGGCGCGCTGGCCCACACGTCGATTGCCCTGCGTGATGCCGTGGCGTCCATCCCGATTCCCGTCATCGAGGTTCACCTGTCCAATATCTTCGCGCGTGAAGAATTCCGGCAGCGATCGGTTGTCTCCGGCGCCTGCCGGGGCGTGATCTCTGGCCTCGGTGTCTCGGGGTACTTGCTGGCCCTGGAGTACCTTGCTGCCGAAACCGCCGGCCGCTGAGCCGTATCAGTTCTTCCTACTCCGCCTCACCCCTTGGCGGTAGCTTCGACTTCCCACTGGTATCCTTGGGGATTCCCTGATGGGCTCCGCCACCCCAACAATCAGCCGTGATGTCGAGTCCATTCTGCACGGTCATCCGTACCGTGCCATCATCCGTCTGGCGTGGCCGGCAACGGCATCCATGCTGTTGCACACGGTCTTCTCGGTGGTCGATGCCATCTGGGTCGGGCATCTGGGCGCTGACCCGATCGCCGCGGTGATTTCGGCCACCTTCATTGTCTGGATCCTCCAGTCCCTCGTGATGGTCATATCCACAGGTCTGGTGGCCATGGTGTCGCAGGCACTGGGTGCCGGCGATAAGAAGGCCGCACAGTCGGTCGGGGAGTACTCGCTGCGCTTTGCCGTGCTCTTCGCGCTTCTGATCACCGTCGTCGGTTTGCTGTTGCGCCAGCCCCTCTTTGCCCTGATGCACTTGGAGCCGTCGGTCGTTACCCTGGGAAAGCAGTATATGGCGGTCTATTTCCTGGCGGCCATCCTGATTGTCTTCGTCGAATGGTCGATGGGGCTG
This genomic interval carries:
- the aroB gene encoding 3-dehydroquinate synthase, with translation MAPRPKPTFTGSVPGRQTRIYIADGSLKRIGVYLRPERRGLPIAVVIDRAVDDLVGRDVRRSLTLAGWLPHCTVLSAGERIKSARTVDLLQQRWFVARLDRSTPVLAVGGGTITDSAGFAAATFMRGVPLWFVPTTVIGQVDAAIGGKVGINTTYGKNLIGCFYQPTGVIIDPTLLATLPARERRSGLAEIVKYGIMGDSILFRRCEKTLSHWVEGSQPMGIDVIRRCVRLKLRLVAEDEQDHGPRRFLNLGHTLGHALEKTGRYQRLRHGEAVALGIIGAADISRRRGWIGNDDFRRIVRCCSLIAPRRIGNFTISDIMKPLRLDKKRHAGRAIWVLPRSVGSVRLVDDVADEEVRAALIFLRRASDWAVAAREDE
- the aroQ gene encoding type II 3-dehydroquinate dehydratase, producing MSKPILVLHGPNLNRLGLREPEIYGRLTLAEINDRISERGRQLGVDVEFAQSNHEGVLIDRLHAAADSAGGVILNPGALAHTSIALRDAVASIPIPVIEVHLSNIFAREEFRQRSVVSGACRGVISGLGVSGYLLALEYLAAETAGR